The following are encoded in a window of Candidatus Jordarchaeales archaeon genomic DNA:
- a CDS encoding long-chain fatty acid--CoA ligase produces the protein MSEVRINNKFYEIKLFYDRESPWVRPDRPWSKWYGKEYRIKWYGRPEGEIVSIPKTIEYPEIPVHFFGREAAENFPNNVAIYYVPEERKYTYRELMYWSDKIAAGLSDIGIGKGDAVGVYMANCPEFVFSLYGITQTGAAVIPINPLLKAPDIVHIAKDSGILKAVFCTSEIYPEVEKARDEVGIDEVIVVGEAMPGATKYKEFVEKYPPKPPDVEIKPKEDLCALMYTGGTTGLPKGVMLTHYNVVVNVIQSYITNMGNRTPEAFGRGVIAAVLPMCHVFGFTMVQGYIFSKSMMIMYRGFDPELVMKHIEQYKCTTFIGIPLMYHLLINHPSFGKYDLSSLTLSVSGADALPPHLSEKWKEKTGERVGQGYGLSEASPVTHSQPVWLPKISESIGIPVIDTDAKIVDPDTGEELPPGKVGELVIKGPQVMKGYWKQPEKTREVLLEDGWLRTGDLARMDENGYFYIAGRTKDMIKYKGYKVMPEDVEKELYKHPAVLECAVIGVPDPQVGETIKAFIVLKPEYKGKISEKDIIEWAKKNMAGYKWPRIVEFVNQLPRTPVGKLFRRKLRELEALKSGKAS, from the coding sequence TTGTCTGAAGTTAGAATAAATAACAAGTTTTACGAAATCAAGCTCTTCTACGATAGGGAGAGTCCATGGGTTAGGCCAGATCGCCCGTGGAGTAAATGGTATGGTAAAGAGTACCGCATAAAGTGGTACGGCAGACCTGAAGGCGAAATAGTAAGCATCCCCAAAACAATAGAGTACCCGGAAATCCCCGTACACTTCTTCGGCCGCGAAGCCGCCGAGAACTTTCCAAACAATGTTGCCATATACTACGTTCCTGAAGAGCGAAAGTACACTTACCGTGAGTTGATGTACTGGAGCGACAAGATCGCCGCCGGGCTAAGCGACATCGGTATAGGCAAGGGTGACGCCGTTGGAGTCTACATGGCGAACTGCCCCGAGTTCGTGTTCTCCCTGTACGGCATAACGCAAACAGGGGCGGCGGTAATCCCAATAAACCCCTTGCTAAAGGCCCCGGACATAGTTCACATAGCTAAGGACAGTGGCATATTAAAAGCCGTCTTTTGCACCTCTGAAATATATCCAGAGGTCGAGAAAGCGAGAGACGAAGTGGGGATCGACGAAGTAATCGTGGTGGGCGAAGCCATGCCGGGGGCGACAAAATACAAGGAGTTCGTTGAGAAATATCCACCTAAGCCGCCGGATGTCGAGATAAAACCAAAAGAAGACTTATGTGCCCTAATGTACACCGGGGGAACCACAGGGCTCCCGAAAGGTGTCATGCTAACTCACTATAACGTGGTTGTAAACGTCATCCAGTCATATATCACAAACATGGGTAATCGCACCCCGGAAGCGTTCGGCAGAGGGGTCATAGCCGCCGTCCTACCAATGTGCCATGTTTTCGGCTTCACCATGGTTCAAGGATACATATTTTCTAAAAGCATGATGATCATGTACCGCGGCTTCGACCCTGAACTAGTCATGAAACACATAGAACAATACAAGTGCACAACATTCATAGGAATACCCCTAATGTATCACTTACTCATAAACCATCCAAGTTTCGGCAAGTATGACCTTTCCTCCTTGACACTTTCAGTTTCGGGAGCAGATGCACTGCCACCACACCTCTCAGAGAAGTGGAAAGAGAAAACCGGGGAACGCGTAGGCCAAGGCTACGGGCTCTCAGAAGCAAGCCCAGTCACTCACAGCCAGCCCGTATGGCTGCCAAAGATAAGCGAAAGCATAGGAATACCCGTAATCGACACAGACGCCAAAATAGTGGACCCAGACACAGGCGAGGAGCTACCACCAGGAAAAGTAGGCGAACTCGTCATCAAGGGCCCACAAGTTATGAAGGGTTACTGGAAGCAACCCGAAAAAACCAGAGAAGTCCTGCTAGAGGACGGCTGGCTTAGAACCGGTGATCTCGCTCGAATGGACGAAAACGGCTACTTCTACATAGCAGGCAGAACCAAGGACATGATAAAATACAAAGGCTACAAGGTGATGCCAGAAGACGTAGAAAAGGAGCTCTACAAGCACCCAGCCGTACTCGAATGCGCAGTAATCGGCGTACCTGACCCACAAGTCGGTGAGACGATAAAAGCGTTCATAGTACTAAAGCCAGAGTACAAAGGAAAGATCAGCGAAAAGGACATCATAGAATGGGCTAAGAAGAACATGGCAGGATACAAGTGGCCGAGAATAGTTGAATTCGTAAATCAACTCCCACGCACCCCCGTAGGAAAACTCTTCAGGAGAAAACTCAGAGAACTAGAAGCACTGAAATCAGGCAAAGCCTCCTAA
- a CDS encoding CoA-transferase — MVEGEVYDKVMDAREAVKRFVRDGQDLASGNFLHAIPYALIHEIIRQRKRDLTFWLLSAIDEVDLLLAGGCVRRVVTSYAHRAFGLPTELDRALKEGRVELEDYTNFTLLARFKAGAMGYPFMPVLYGVKYTDIYRVRSFLGEKKFGEVECPFTGKKVLVVPPVNPDVAIVHVQRVDEQGNAQLWGSAACAKWVCFAARKVIVSAEEIVDVQTIKRTPNYTVIPGFKVDAVVEEPWGAHPNAVLGYYGEDETFRGMFYISNANSELLRRFMEEWVYGVDSRQEYMKRYVERFGFRALQRLKAKTRMSDSVNFGVPSEGYWSNGYCSILDVKWDEFEDLLKELGMVVK; from the coding sequence ATGGTTGAAGGGGAGGTTTATGACAAGGTTATGGATGCACGTGAAGCAGTTAAGCGCTTTGTTCGTGACGGACAGGACTTAGCTTCAGGGAACTTTCTCCACGCGATACCTTATGCTCTTATACATGAAATTATTAGGCAGAGAAAGCGCGATTTAACGTTTTGGCTTCTATCTGCTATAGACGAAGTAGACCTGCTCTTGGCGGGAGGGTGCGTTAGGCGTGTTGTGACGAGCTACGCCCACAGAGCTTTTGGTCTCCCAACGGAGCTCGACAGAGCGTTGAAAGAAGGCAGGGTCGAGCTGGAGGATTACACCAACTTCACTCTTTTGGCGAGGTTTAAGGCTGGAGCTATGGGCTACCCTTTCATGCCTGTTTTGTACGGTGTTAAGTATACTGACATTTACAGGGTGCGCTCGTTTCTTGGTGAGAAAAAGTTTGGGGAGGTTGAGTGTCCCTTCACTGGGAAGAAAGTTCTTGTTGTTCCCCCCGTAAACCCGGATGTAGCTATAGTTCACGTTCAAAGAGTGGATGAGCAGGGTAATGCCCAGCTTTGGGGGTCTGCGGCTTGTGCTAAGTGGGTTTGTTTTGCTGCTAGGAAAGTTATTGTTTCTGCTGAGGAGATAGTTGATGTGCAGACGATTAAAAGGACACCTAATTACACCGTTATTCCGGGGTTTAAGGTAGACGCTGTTGTTGAGGAGCCGTGGGGAGCGCATCCAAACGCCGTTCTCGGATATTATGGGGAAGATGAAACGTTCAGGGGAATGTTTTACATTTCAAATGCAAACAGTGAGTTGTTAAGGAGGTTTATGGAGGAGTGGGTTTACGGTGTTGATTCGAGACAGGAGTACATGAAGAGGTATGTTGAGAGGTTCGGTTTTAGGGCGCTTCAAAGGCTTAAGGCGAAAACTCGCATGAGCGACTCGGTTAACTTTGGGGTTCCATCTGAGGGGTACTGGAGCAACGGTTACTGTAGCATACTTGACGTTAAGTGGGACGAGTTTGAAGACCTGTTGAAAGAGTTGGGGATGGTGGTTAAATGA
- a CDS encoding CoA-transferase — MSGVYTYHELMMVCVAKEVRDREVVVMGQGLPMIACLVAKLTHAPNSILLTEAGIVDIVPTKALFSVGDPTAVKGFSYFCDLFDVNTIILNKGLVDLAVLGAAQVDKYGNVNSTIVKNQGEVMRITGCGGAPEFAAYAKRTVITLVGGRFVEKLDYFSTPGYFDGGDSRYRAGFPPRSGPSAVVTLKGIFRFDEKTKELYLDAIYPGVTVEEVRKDIPWELKVSPKLKVVEPPSKEYLEAVRKLAPEYSLPTKSRLSRRVQAATKQIFT, encoded by the coding sequence ATGAGTGGAGTTTACACCTACCATGAGCTGATGATGGTGTGCGTCGCGAAGGAGGTGAGGGACAGAGAAGTAGTTGTGATGGGGCAAGGGTTGCCTATGATTGCATGCCTAGTTGCTAAGCTGACCCACGCGCCGAACAGCATTCTGCTAACCGAGGCGGGCATTGTAGACATTGTTCCGACAAAGGCGCTTTTCAGCGTCGGAGACCCGACGGCGGTGAAAGGTTTCAGCTACTTCTGCGACCTCTTTGACGTCAACACCATCATACTTAACAAGGGGCTAGTTGACTTGGCCGTTCTTGGAGCGGCACAAGTGGACAAGTATGGCAACGTGAATTCTACGATTGTCAAAAACCAGGGTGAAGTTATGAGGATCACCGGATGCGGCGGAGCCCCGGAGTTTGCAGCATACGCGAAAAGAACGGTGATAACGCTTGTTGGAGGACGCTTCGTGGAGAAGCTCGACTACTTTAGCACTCCTGGATACTTTGACGGAGGCGACTCCCGGTATAGGGCTGGCTTCCCTCCAAGGTCTGGACCCTCAGCTGTGGTGACGCTTAAAGGCATTTTCAGGTTTGACGAGAAAACTAAAGAGCTCTACCTCGATGCAATATATCCCGGAGTGACCGTCGAGGAGGTTAGGAAAGACATACCGTGGGAGCTAAAAGTGTCCCCTAAGCTTAAAGTCGTAGAGCCTCCTTCAAAGGAGTACTTGGAAGCTGTGAGAAAGCTTGCTCCAGAATACAGCCTCCCGACGAAGAGTAGGCTTAGCAGGCGTGTGCAGGCAGCAACAAAGCAAATATTTACCTAG
- a CDS encoding roadblock/LC7 domain-containing protein yields the protein MSKRWREELEKILKEMEASDPDVEASAIVRTDGLVMASALPKSADEGLIAAMSAAILNIGSRALSELAKGELEKIIVSGNKGDITIIGVGKGAVLSAITRPGANIGLLLVEMARAREKIEAVLKSM from the coding sequence TTGTCTAAGAGGTGGCGTGAGGAGTTGGAGAAAATCCTTAAGGAGATGGAGGCGAGTGACCCGGATGTTGAGGCTTCGGCTATTGTTAGGACTGATGGGCTCGTTATGGCTTCAGCCCTACCGAAGAGTGCAGACGAAGGTCTAATAGCGGCGATGAGCGCAGCAATACTAAACATAGGCTCAAGAGCACTAAGCGAACTAGCAAAAGGAGAACTAGAAAAAATAATCGTCAGCGGAAACAAAGGAGACATAACAATAATAGGAGTCGGAAAAGGAGCGGTGTTGTCAGCCATAACGAGGCCGGGGGCAAACATAGGACTACTGCTCGTCGAAATGGCGAGGGCGAGAGAGAAAATAGAGGCGGTCCTTAAATCCATGTAG
- a CDS encoding HAD family hydrolase, which yields MRSLVLLSRIKLKANLKIPPSKWGHGAELLKVKAVIFDLDGTLIDTRERFFRLFNETLESFSLPQITRKTFEELYSKAALDDVIPENLRKTFWRHFLVRYGETSSNSDAPIPGIEETLKELREKGLLVCVVTGRVCSSQSVWSELEKHGLAKYIDVVCAKNQNVKDYYSKEEELLRVLGEIGVKPNECIVVGDYLADVEAGKKVGAFTVAVLSGGVKREVLELVKPDAILESARELPKLLNLIDPPFK from the coding sequence TTGAGGAGCCTAGTTCTGCTTTCAAGAATAAAGCTGAAAGCAAACTTAAAAATTCCTCCCTCCAAATGGGGGCATGGGGCTGAGCTCTTGAAAGTGAAAGCAGTAATATTCGACCTCGATGGGACGCTAATCGACACGAGGGAGCGTTTTTTCCGGCTGTTCAACGAAACGCTAGAATCCTTCTCTCTCCCACAGATAACCCGGAAAACGTTTGAAGAGCTTTACTCTAAAGCAGCCCTCGACGACGTGATCCCTGAGAATTTAAGAAAAACTTTCTGGAGGCACTTCCTTGTGCGTTATGGGGAGACTAGCTCGAATAGCGACGCTCCCATACCTGGGATCGAGGAGACGCTCAAAGAACTCAGGGAAAAAGGCTTGCTTGTGTGCGTAGTTACTGGCAGAGTGTGCAGTTCTCAAAGCGTGTGGAGCGAGCTTGAAAAGCACGGTTTAGCAAAGTACATCGACGTAGTTTGCGCAAAAAACCAAAACGTTAAAGATTACTACTCCAAGGAGGAGGAGTTACTCAGAGTCCTTGGTGAAATCGGCGTAAAACCGAATGAGTGCATAGTAGTCGGAGACTACCTAGCCGATGTAGAAGCGGGAAAGAAAGTTGGCGCCTTCACAGTAGCTGTGCTAAGCGGTGGGGTTAAACGAGAAGTGCTCGAACTGGTGAAGCCGGATGCTATACTTGAAAGCGCCCGGGAACTCCCCAAACTGTTGAACCTAATAGATCCACCATTCAAATAG
- a CDS encoding glutamate--tRNA ligase: protein MEEELRRKLLKHVLSNAVKYGGKADPKAVMGKVLSEMPELKQRAREILKLVEELVKEVNAMTLDEQRRKLEQISPEEVKEKKVEERKELPPLPNVEKYGKVVMRLAPYPSGPLHIGNARMAILNDEYVKRYRGELLLVFDDTIGGGGKRVLPEAYDLIREGLQWLGVKWSKEYYKSDRLPIFYEYCADLIEKGHAYVCTCKQEVWREEFKKKMRACPHRDTPIEDNLEKWERMLEGGYGEGEAVVRLKTGMDLPDPALRDHVIMRISEREHPRVGSKYRVWPLLEFSWAIDDHLLGITHILRGKDLVKEDAIEKFVWRIYGWPGAEFIHYGMLTFRGVKLSKTEARLNIERGVYLGWSDPRTWSLQSLQRRGIKPEALRESILSLGLSLIDVEYSPENLYAVNRRMIDPEADRYFFVEKPVELIVRRVPSDKLVARPPVHPDFPERGTRIIEVDVKDGCARLYIDERDASKMSEGSVFRLKDLMNFKVEERSGERVVGEFHSMSIEEARTLKAPIIHWVPSEGWVKIKVVKPDGEVVEGLGEPYCRKLTPNKIVQFERYGFCKVDSVEPEITLFFTHS, encoded by the coding sequence TTGGAGGAAGAGCTTAGGAGGAAGCTCCTGAAGCACGTCCTCAGCAACGCTGTCAAGTATGGTGGTAAAGCGGACCCGAAAGCCGTCATGGGGAAGGTCTTGTCGGAAATGCCCGAACTAAAGCAGAGAGCAAGGGAGATACTTAAGCTCGTCGAAGAACTCGTCAAGGAAGTTAACGCCATGACCTTGGATGAACAAAGAAGGAAACTAGAGCAGATATCCCCAGAGGAAGTGAAAGAGAAGAAAGTCGAGGAGAGAAAGGAGCTTCCTCCTCTCCCAAACGTCGAAAAGTATGGGAAAGTTGTTATGAGGCTTGCCCCATATCCCTCAGGGCCCCTTCACATAGGAAATGCTAGAATGGCAATTTTGAACGACGAATACGTCAAGCGGTACCGTGGGGAGCTACTTCTAGTGTTTGATGACACGATAGGTGGAGGGGGTAAACGTGTGCTGCCAGAGGCCTATGACCTCATAAGGGAGGGGTTGCAATGGCTTGGAGTGAAATGGAGCAAGGAGTACTACAAGTCTGATAGGCTCCCGATATTCTACGAATACTGTGCAGATTTGATCGAGAAAGGGCACGCCTATGTCTGCACGTGTAAGCAGGAGGTGTGGAGGGAGGAGTTCAAGAAAAAGATGAGGGCGTGCCCTCACAGGGATACACCTATCGAGGATAACCTTGAAAAGTGGGAGCGCATGCTGGAGGGGGGATACGGCGAGGGAGAGGCTGTAGTGAGACTTAAAACAGGCATGGATCTACCAGACCCAGCCTTAAGAGATCACGTCATAATGAGGATTTCCGAGAGAGAGCACCCTCGTGTTGGTTCAAAATACCGCGTGTGGCCACTCCTTGAGTTCTCGTGGGCTATAGATGACCACCTCTTGGGCATAACTCACATTTTGAGGGGTAAAGACCTTGTTAAGGAAGATGCCATCGAGAAGTTCGTGTGGAGAATATACGGGTGGCCTGGAGCCGAGTTCATACACTACGGCATGCTCACCTTTAGAGGGGTGAAGCTTAGCAAGACTGAGGCACGCCTAAACATAGAGAGAGGGGTATACCTGGGTTGGAGTGACCCGCGGACGTGGAGTTTACAGTCCCTTCAGAGGAGGGGGATAAAGCCGGAGGCGCTGAGGGAGTCCATATTAAGTCTTGGGCTAAGCTTGATTGACGTGGAATACAGCCCAGAGAACCTTTACGCGGTTAACAGAAGGATGATAGACCCGGAGGCCGACAGGTACTTCTTTGTAGAAAAACCAGTCGAGTTGATTGTTAGGAGAGTTCCTTCAGATAAGCTTGTGGCGCGCCCACCAGTGCACCCGGACTTTCCGGAGAGAGGGACAAGGATCATCGAGGTCGATGTTAAAGACGGGTGTGCCAGGCTTTACATAGACGAGAGGGACGCGTCTAAGATGAGCGAGGGAAGTGTTTTCAGGCTTAAGGACCTGATGAACTTCAAAGTGGAGGAGAGGAGCGGCGAGAGAGTTGTTGGAGAATTTCACAGCATGAGCATTGAAGAAGCTAGGACGCTTAAGGCGCCGATCATACACTGGGTTCCCTCTGAGGGATGGGTGAAAATCAAAGTAGTGAAGCCGGATGGGGAGGTTGTCGAGGGACTAGGTGAACCTTACTGCAGGAAACTGACTCCTAACAAGATAGTCCAGTTTGAAAGGTATGGCTTCTGTAAGGTGGACTCCGTGGAACCAGAGATAACCCTTTTCTTTACCCATAGTTAG
- a CDS encoding prepilin peptidase, with protein MTATGVEPVQLTSFVTALLALTLASYFDLKERRVPNRLWVPPLLGGIPSALILVERGILVVEEVAVSVASAVLIAQALHRLKILGGADCKAIIVSCLLVPVGCNRLPVHFFPLALTTNLFIILGALTVAAAAVNTLTGKWFKEEKRGFSWRTFSPPIMPLMALSLVASFFFGNLALISLSR; from the coding sequence GTGACAGCTACGGGTGTTGAGCCCGTTCAGCTAACTTCGTTCGTTACAGCTCTTCTAGCCCTTACATTGGCATCTTACTTTGACCTAAAGGAGAGGAGGGTGCCGAACAGACTGTGGGTTCCCCCTTTGCTGGGGGGAATACCGTCAGCGCTCATACTTGTAGAGCGCGGGATTCTGGTAGTTGAGGAGGTAGCTGTCAGCGTAGCTTCAGCTGTGTTAATCGCGCAGGCGTTACACAGGTTGAAAATTTTGGGCGGAGCGGACTGTAAAGCAATCATAGTATCCTGTCTCTTAGTCCCGGTAGGGTGCAACCGTCTACCGGTACACTTTTTCCCCTTGGCATTGACGACAAACTTGTTCATCATACTTGGAGCTTTGACGGTAGCCGCAGCAGCAGTGAACACGCTTACAGGGAAATGGTTCAAGGAAGAGAAGAGGGGGTTCTCCTGGAGAACATTTTCTCCCCCGATAATGCCACTTATGGCCTTAAGTTTGGTAGCCTCCTTCTTTTTCGGCAACCTCGCTCTCATTTCTCTTTCTCGCTAG